In a genomic window of Bradyrhizobium sp. LLZ17:
- a CDS encoding cytochrome c oxidase subunit 3: MPESPAFAPQYASIPHRDHTAELGMWVFIATEILLFGGLILAYLVYRHAFPQGFAEGSRHTDILIGTTNTAVLLTSSFLVAWAVEIFSAETARISTLLLLGAACLGLVFIVLKGIEYRKEYDEHIVPGVDFRFGGPLGNSVQLFFIFYFVATAIHALHMLIGIGLLATLAIICRKMPTTRHHTALHSAALYWHFVDVVWIFLFALIYLPGRSSS, translated from the coding sequence ATGCCTGAGAGCCCGGCCTTCGCACCGCAGTATGCCTCCATCCCCCACCGCGATCACACCGCCGAGCTTGGCATGTGGGTCTTCATTGCCACGGAGATCTTGCTCTTCGGCGGCCTGATCCTCGCTTATCTCGTTTACCGGCATGCGTTTCCGCAGGGCTTCGCCGAGGGCAGTCGGCACACCGACATCCTGATCGGGACAACCAACACGGCTGTGCTCCTGACCTCGAGCTTTCTCGTCGCATGGGCGGTCGAAATCTTCTCCGCTGAGACGGCTCGGATCAGCACGTTGCTGTTGCTCGGCGCCGCCTGTCTTGGGCTGGTCTTCATCGTGCTCAAAGGGATCGAGTACAGGAAGGAGTACGACGAGCACATCGTCCCCGGCGTCGATTTTCGGTTCGGCGGTCCGCTGGGCAACAGCGTCCAGCTGTTCTTCATCTTCTACTTCGTCGCCACGGCGATCCATGCCCTGCACATGCTCATCGGCATCGGCCTGCTTGCGACGCTTGCGATCATCTGCCGGAAGATGCCGACGACGCGTCATCATACGGCGCTGCATAGCGCAGCACTGTATTGGCACTTCGTCGACGTGGTCTGGATCTTCCTGTTCGCGCTGATCTACTTGCCCGGGCGGTCCTCGTCATGA
- the ctaD gene encoding cytochrome c oxidase subunit I, which produces MSEKSYLTTDYTLKSWFLTTDHKRIAILYFASLIFFFFIGGAAATVIRIELATPQGDIVSSDIYNRLFTMHGIIMVWFFLIPSIPNTLGNFIVPLMIGARDLAFPRLNLMSWYIFMLGGCTTLFAILAGGVDTGWTFYTPFSTLYSNSYVIVAAAGVFIAGFSSILTGLNFIVTIHRLRAPGLTWYRLPLFLWSLYATSVILVLATPVLAITLLLIAVERFFGVGIFDPRIGGDPLLFQHLFWFYSHPAVYIMILPGMGVINELISCFSRKQVFGYKFVAWCSLAIAAVGFLVWGHHMFVSGQSLIASLVFSFMSFIVAVPSAIKVFNWTATLHKGLLRFDAPMLYALGFIGLFTIGGLTGLFLACLAFDVHATDTYFVVAHFHYIMVGGMVTAYFGGLHYWWPKITGRLYSEYWARAAAVLIFFGFNLTFFPQFILGAEGMPRRYHVYPPEFQVWNVLSSGGAAILAVAYLMPLFYLGYSAFFGARAPANPWDAPGLEWQTSSPPPEHNFTTQPVVTRAPYQYDRDFHAEPQNA; this is translated from the coding sequence ATGAGCGAGAAAAGCTATCTGACCACCGACTACACGCTGAAATCCTGGTTCTTGACCACAGACCACAAGCGGATCGCAATCCTCTATTTCGCGAGCCTGATCTTCTTCTTCTTCATCGGCGGGGCAGCGGCAACCGTGATCAGGATCGAGCTTGCAACGCCCCAGGGCGACATCGTCAGCTCCGACATCTACAACCGCCTATTCACCATGCACGGCATCATCATGGTGTGGTTCTTCCTCATTCCATCTATTCCGAACACGCTCGGCAACTTCATCGTTCCGTTGATGATCGGCGCGCGCGACCTTGCCTTCCCCCGGCTCAACCTGATGAGCTGGTACATCTTCATGCTGGGAGGCTGCACGACATTGTTTGCAATCCTCGCCGGCGGCGTCGACACCGGCTGGACTTTCTATACGCCGTTCTCGACCCTCTACTCCAACAGCTACGTGATCGTGGCGGCCGCCGGCGTCTTCATTGCCGGCTTCTCATCGATCCTGACCGGATTGAATTTCATCGTCACCATCCATCGCCTGCGCGCTCCCGGCCTGACCTGGTATCGCCTTCCGCTCTTCCTGTGGTCGCTCTACGCGACATCCGTCATCCTGGTGCTGGCAACGCCGGTGCTCGCGATCACGCTATTGCTGATCGCAGTGGAACGCTTCTTCGGCGTCGGCATTTTCGATCCGCGGATCGGCGGCGATCCACTGCTGTTCCAGCACCTGTTCTGGTTCTACTCGCATCCCGCGGTCTATATCATGATCCTGCCGGGCATGGGCGTGATCAACGAACTGATCTCCTGCTTCTCGCGAAAGCAAGTGTTTGGCTACAAGTTCGTGGCGTGGTGCAGCCTCGCCATCGCCGCGGTCGGCTTCCTGGTGTGGGGACATCACATGTTCGTCAGCGGCCAGTCGCTGATCGCAAGCCTCGTCTTCTCATTCATGAGCTTCATCGTCGCGGTGCCCTCGGCGATCAAGGTCTTCAACTGGACCGCAACGCTGCACAAAGGCCTGCTGCGCTTCGATGCGCCCATGCTCTATGCGCTGGGATTTATCGGCCTGTTCACGATCGGCGGGCTCACGGGCCTGTTCCTTGCCTGCCTCGCCTTTGACGTGCACGCCACGGACACTTACTTCGTCGTGGCACATTTCCACTACATCATGGTCGGCGGCATGGTGACGGCCTATTTCGGCGGCTTGCATTACTGGTGGCCGAAGATAACCGGCCGGCTGTACTCGGAATATTGGGCGCGCGCCGCGGCCGTCCTGATCTTCTTCGGTTTCAATCTCACATTCTTCCCGCAATTCATCCTCGGCGCAGAAGGCATGCCCCGCCGCTACCACGTCTACCCTCCGGAATTTCAGGTCTGGAACGTGCTGTCATCGGGCGGCGCCGCGATTCTCGCCGTCGCCTACCTGATGCCGCTGTTCTATCTCGGCTACTCCGCGTTCTTTGGCGCCCGCGCGCCGGCGAATCCCTGGGATGCCCCCGGCCTCGAATGGCAGACGTCCTCTCCGCCGCCGGAGCACAACTTCACCACGCAGCCGGTGGTCACGCGCGCGCCCTATCAATATGACCGGGATTTCCACGCGGAGCCGCAAAATGCCTGA